One Lytechinus variegatus isolate NC3 chromosome 14, Lvar_3.0, whole genome shotgun sequence genomic region harbors:
- the LOC121427451 gene encoding succinate dehydrogenase [ubiquinone] iron-sulfur subunit, mitochondrial-like: MATVLRNSLSLLQRQNIPQSCQAIRLAQTAAAASDKPAEKLKTFSIYRWDPDKEGDKPRMQTYEVDLNTCGPMVLDALIKIKNEIDPTLTFRRSCREGICGSCSMNINGTNTLACISRIDRGSSKATKIYPLPHMYVIKDLVPDMNNFYAQYKSIEPYLQRKEEIKYGEKQFIQSVEDRAKLDGLYECILCACCSTSCPSYWWNGDKYLGPAVLMQAYRWMIDSRDELQAERLAQLQDKFSVYRCHTIMNCTKTCPKGLNPGRAIGEIKKLLAGFGTKAAASA; the protein is encoded by the exons ATGGCGACTGTACTCCGAAATTCATTATCTCTGCTTCAGAGGCAAAATATACCACAATCATGTCAG gcAATAAGGCTTGCACAGACAGCTGCTGCAGCTTCTGATAAACCAGCTGAAAAGTTGAAGACTTTTTCTATTTACAGATGG GATCCAGATAAGGAGGGGGACAAGCCCCGCATGCAGACATATGAAGTTGATCTCAACAC GTGTGGCCCCATGGTCCTTGATGCTTTGATCAAGATCAAGAATGAGATTGACCCTACTTTGACCTTCAGGCGGTCATGTCGAGAGGGCATCTGCGGGTCGTGCTCCATGAACATCAATGGGACCAATACACTGGCTTGTATAAG CCGTATTGACAGAGGTTCTAGCAAGGCCACAAAGATATATCCTCTTCCTCATATGTATGTCATCAAGGATCTTGTCCCG GACATGAACAACTTCTATGCCCAATACAAATCCATAGAGCCCTATCTCCAGAGGAAAGAGGAGATCAAGTATGGAGAAAAGCAATTCATCCAGTCTGTCGAAGACAGAGCCAAGTTG GATGGTCTGTATGAGTGTATTCTGTGTGCGTGTTGCAGTACCTCCTGCCCCAGCTACTGGTGGAATGGCGATAAATACCTAGGTCCAGCAGTTCTTATGCAG GCATACCGCTGGATGATAGACAGTCGTGATGAGCTCCAGGCCGAGAGGCTAGCACAGCTCCAGGACAAGTTCTCTGTTTACCGATGCCATACCATCATGAACTGCACCAAGACATGTCCCAAG GGACTGAACCCAGGCAGGGCCATTGGAGAGATCAAGAAACTGCTGGCAGGATTTGGCACAAAGGCGGCAGCATCCGCATAA